A single window of Neurospora crassa OR74A linkage group VII, whole genome shotgun sequence DNA harbors:
- the tom6 gene encoding TOM6 encodes MPSAKYIERPGGSRKSKGFIRSTYDSLTSSENASVVRSIAFFGAAVAFLSSSWGEMLVVQ; translated from the exons ATGCCTTCCGCCAAGTACATCGAGCGCCCCGGTGGCAGCCGCAAGTCCAAGGGCTTCATCCGCTCCACTTACGATTCCCTCACCTCTTCCGAGAACGCTTCTGTCGTCCGCAGCATCGCCTTCTTCGGC GCTGCCGTCGCCTTCCTCTCCAGCTCTTGGGGCGAGATGCTCGTTGT GCAATAA
- a CDS encoding WSC domain-containing protein: MIFPTSLVWLTCLFTATSAQQPTSCLKPQPTSQAFFVMGCGKPITVDRLDPIVSPGRPSQHLHTVMGGSAFDFDLDYNKTQTSNRTTCAVSKDLSNYWVPTVYFHHANGSFEAVEQVGGINVYYQERMDWTDYCAGRELLAFPPGFRMMAGDTTRRDFNSSKVEHRAIEFICLLTDGQEGLPPFHEFPNRTCNGGLQIRIRFPSCWDGVGLGTFSSSSNSSVPGSDSTPIASAYNSSHVTYPSRLDTGVCPSTHPHRIPALLYEMTWNVAAFNSFRSMGEQPFVFSNGDKTGYGYHADFFNGWDVNLLQRALRDPSCGNETGGRIEMCGTFKEYLQSNEVQNGIGGLEQKVKGEWRGVLEGGELPGGVRVE; encoded by the coding sequence ATGATTTTCCCTACCAGCCTTGTCTGGCTAACATGCCTCTTCACTGCCACATCCGCCCAACAACCCACCAGCTGTCTCAAACCTCAACCCACCTCTCAAGCTTTCTTCGTCATGGGCTGCGGCAAACCCATCACCGTCGACCGTCTCGACCCCATTGTCTCTCCCGGCCGCCCTTCTCAGCACCTCCACACAGTAATGGGCGGTTCTGCCTTCGACTTCGACTTGGACTACAACAAAACGCAGACTTCCAACCGCACCACCTGCGCCGTATCCAAGGACTTATCCAACTACTGGGTGCCCACCGTCTACTTCCACCATGCGAACGGCTCCTTTGAAGCCGTGGAGCAAGTAGGCGGCATCAACGTCTACTACCAAGAACGCATGGACTGGACCGATTACTGCGCCGGTCGCGAGTTGCTCGCTTTCCCTCCCGGGTTCCGGATGATGGCAGGCGACACCACCCGCCGCGACTTCAACTCCTCCAAAGTCGAACATCGCGCAATCGAGTTCATCTGCTTGTTGACGGACGGTCAGGAGGGTCTCCCTCCCTTTCACGAGTTTCCCAACCGTACCTGCAACGGCGGTCTACAAATCCGCATCCGTTTTCCTTCGTGCTGGGACGGTGTGGGACTCGgcactttttcttcttcctccaactcctctGTCCCCGGTTCAGACTCAACACCGATAGCAAGCGCCTACAACTCCTCCCACGTAACTTACCCATCCCGCCTCGACACCGGCGTCTGCCCTTCCACTCACCCCCACCGCATCCCCGCCCTGCTGTACGAAATGACGTGGAACGTAGCTGCTTTTAACTCTTTCAGATCCATGGGAGAACAGCCGTTTGTCTTTTCCAACGGCGACAAGACGGGGTACGGATACCATGCGGATTTCTTCAACGGGTGGGATGTGAATCTCTTGCAGAGGGCGCTGAGAGATCCGAGCTGTGGAAACGAGACGGGCGGGAGGATCGAGATGTGTGGGACGTTCAAGGAGTATTTGCAGAGTAATGAGGTGCAGAATGGGATTGGGGGGTTGGAGCAGAAAGTAAAAGGGGAGTGGAGGGGGGTGTTGGAAGGGGGAGAGTTGCCGGGGGGTGTGAGGGTTGAGTGA